A stretch of Corallococcus macrosporus DNA encodes these proteins:
- a CDS encoding response regulator has product MPEVLVVDDSKVMRDMVVACLRPYPDSRFTQASSGLEAIEQLSLKPYDLLVLDLNMPDIGGIEVVEFVRGQDHLRELPIIIVTTRGDEASRERALQAGANRFMTKPFTPDSIQGAARALLEKTPAEASRG; this is encoded by the coding sequence ATGCCCGAGGTACTCGTCGTCGATGACAGCAAGGTGATGCGCGACATGGTGGTCGCCTGCCTGCGGCCCTATCCGGACAGCCGCTTCACGCAGGCCTCCAGCGGCCTGGAGGCCATCGAGCAGCTGTCGCTCAAGCCGTATGACCTGCTCGTGCTGGACCTGAACATGCCGGACATCGGAGGCATCGAGGTGGTGGAGTTCGTGCGCGGCCAGGACCACCTGCGCGAGCTGCCCATCATCATCGTCACCACCCGGGGCGACGAGGCCTCGCGCGAGCGCGCCCTCCAGGCCGGCGCCAACCGCTTCATGACCAAGCCCTTCACGCCGGACTCCATCCAGGGGGCCGCGCGGGCGCTCCTGGAGAAGACGCCAGCCGAGGCGTCGCGCGGGTGA
- a CDS encoding chemotaxis protein CheW, translating into MSGSGEFAEFLPAYLAEVDELLASAQKDLLAVEEAVRKGLAQPRAVRELFRALHTLKGLSAMVDVEPVVSLAHWMEASLRLADQAGGRLPESSVEPMVEGLRAIELRVRQLSAGKTASPAPANLLERLEALGPQVLDAAPKRARPVKLDAEAAFASRLAPSEREQLEGGLAGGQRALRLDFVPSSERAAKGLNINTVRERVAKLADIVKVLPLSGAAAGGASLAFALLLLTRAEDAVLLDAVGGPPATVRSLEAAVPAGATGVPGEVPGEAPGAVVGGVLPPGAGLPGAAVLEEELDEPEVRRGGGLLRVEVSRLDEAMEWLAALVVNRSRLTRAVAALTQAGAPTRELNAILQENGRQLRDLRSAILRLRMVRVGDVLERLPLLVRGLRRATGKAVRLELDVGDAELDKAVADRLLPALVHLVRNAVDHALELPEERQAAGKPPEGLVRLSCHARASGQLELTLRDDGKGVDAKAVAKAANAPVPDSADALLDLLCRPGLSTRQEATRTSGRGMGMDIVRRIVVEQLGGELGMETRKGVGTTFTLSVPLTVTLMDAIVFECSGRRYAVAVGTVEELIDVVGVVRPAGAEGVGLVERRGTAVPLVSLARLLDTAASGDAGAGTKALVVRQRGEPVAFAVDRLLGQQEIVLRPLEDPLVRVPGVAGATDLGDGQPTLVLDLGALGAARALRRKRAARAGEWVS; encoded by the coding sequence GTGAGTGGATCCGGGGAGTTCGCGGAGTTCCTCCCCGCATACCTGGCGGAGGTCGATGAGCTGCTCGCCTCCGCGCAGAAGGACCTGCTCGCGGTGGAGGAGGCCGTCCGCAAGGGGCTGGCCCAGCCCCGCGCCGTGCGGGAGCTGTTCCGGGCACTGCACACGCTCAAGGGCCTGTCCGCCATGGTGGACGTGGAGCCCGTCGTCTCCCTGGCGCACTGGATGGAGGCGTCGCTGCGGCTGGCGGATCAGGCGGGCGGCCGGCTGCCCGAGTCCAGCGTGGAGCCGATGGTGGAGGGCTTGCGCGCCATCGAGCTGCGCGTGCGGCAGCTGAGCGCGGGCAAGACCGCGTCCCCCGCGCCCGCGAACCTGCTGGAGCGGCTGGAGGCGCTGGGGCCCCAGGTGCTGGACGCGGCCCCCAAGCGGGCCCGGCCCGTGAAGCTGGACGCGGAGGCCGCGTTCGCCTCGCGGCTGGCCCCGTCCGAGCGCGAGCAACTGGAGGGCGGCCTCGCGGGCGGTCAGCGCGCGCTGCGGCTGGACTTCGTGCCGTCGTCGGAGCGCGCCGCGAAGGGCCTCAACATCAACACCGTGCGCGAGCGCGTGGCGAAGCTCGCGGACATCGTGAAGGTGCTGCCCCTGTCCGGCGCCGCCGCCGGGGGCGCGTCGCTCGCGTTCGCGCTGCTGCTGCTGACGCGCGCGGAGGACGCCGTGCTGCTGGACGCCGTGGGCGGCCCGCCCGCCACGGTGCGCTCGCTGGAGGCGGCCGTGCCCGCCGGTGCCACCGGAGTTCCTGGCGAAGTTCCGGGCGAGGCTCCGGGCGCGGTCGTGGGCGGTGTCCTGCCTCCGGGCGCGGGCCTGCCGGGCGCCGCGGTGCTCGAGGAGGAGCTGGACGAGCCCGAGGTGCGCCGGGGCGGGGGCCTGTTGCGCGTGGAGGTGTCGCGGCTGGACGAGGCCATGGAGTGGCTGGCCGCGTTGGTGGTCAACCGCTCGCGGCTGACGCGCGCGGTGGCGGCGCTCACCCAGGCCGGGGCGCCCACGCGCGAGCTCAACGCCATCCTCCAGGAGAACGGCCGGCAGCTGCGCGACCTGCGCTCGGCCATCCTGCGGCTGCGCATGGTGCGGGTGGGCGACGTGCTGGAGCGGCTGCCCCTGCTGGTGCGTGGGCTGCGCCGCGCCACGGGCAAGGCGGTGCGGCTGGAGCTGGACGTGGGCGACGCGGAGCTGGACAAGGCCGTGGCGGACCGGCTCTTGCCCGCGCTGGTGCACCTGGTGCGCAACGCCGTGGACCACGCGCTGGAGCTGCCCGAGGAGCGCCAGGCCGCGGGCAAGCCCCCGGAGGGGCTGGTGCGCCTGTCCTGCCACGCGCGCGCCAGCGGCCAGCTGGAGCTCACGCTGCGCGACGATGGAAAGGGCGTGGACGCGAAGGCGGTGGCGAAGGCGGCCAACGCCCCCGTGCCGGACTCCGCGGACGCGCTGCTGGACCTGCTGTGCCGGCCCGGCCTGTCCACGCGCCAGGAGGCCACGCGCACCAGCGGCCGCGGCATGGGCATGGACATCGTGCGGCGCATCGTCGTGGAGCAGTTGGGCGGCGAGCTGGGCATGGAGACGCGCAAGGGCGTGGGCACCACGTTCACGCTGAGCGTCCCGCTCACCGTGACGCTGATGGACGCCATCGTCTTCGAGTGCTCGGGCCGCCGGTACGCCGTGGCGGTGGGCACCGTGGAGGAGCTCATCGACGTGGTGGGCGTGGTGCGCCCCGCGGGCGCGGAAGGCGTGGGGCTGGTGGAGCGCCGGGGCACGGCGGTGCCGCTGGTGTCGCTGGCGCGGTTGCTGGACACCGCTGCTTCCGGGGACGCGGGCGCGGGCACCAAGGCGCTCGTCGTGCGGCAGCGCGGGGAGCCCGTGGCCTTCGCCGTGGACCGGCTGCTGGGGCAGCAGGAGATTGTCTTGCGGCCGCTGGAGGATCCGCTGGTGCGCGTGCCGGGCGTGGCGGGCGCCACGGACCTGGGTGACGGACAGCCCACGCTGGTGCTGGACCTGGGCGCGCTGGGCGCGGCCCGTGCGCTGCGCCGCAAGCGCGCGGCGCGGGCCGGGGAGTGGGTGTCATGA
- a CDS encoding chemotaxis protein CheW: protein MNVLHVLFKVDGTEYAMPAADVVQMESFTGATPVPGAPAHVAGLVQVRGRVIPVVDARVRFGLPAGTPSLDSRVVVGQLGERTVGLLVDSAREVLKLDPRTIQPPPPMVVEGAKGFVKAVAQVGPRLVMLIDFPRVVGEETADVDGQR, encoded by the coding sequence ATGAACGTGCTGCACGTGCTGTTCAAGGTGGACGGGACGGAATACGCGATGCCCGCGGCGGACGTGGTGCAGATGGAGTCCTTCACCGGCGCGACGCCGGTGCCGGGGGCGCCCGCGCACGTCGCGGGGCTGGTGCAGGTGCGCGGCCGGGTCATCCCGGTGGTGGACGCGCGAGTGCGCTTCGGGCTGCCGGCGGGGACGCCGTCGCTGGATTCGCGCGTGGTGGTGGGGCAGCTGGGCGAGCGCACCGTGGGGCTGCTCGTGGACAGCGCCCGCGAGGTGTTGAAGCTGGACCCGCGCACCATCCAGCCGCCCCCGCCCATGGTGGTGGAGGGCGCGAAGGGATTCGTGAAGGCCGTGGCGCAGGTGGGCCCGCGGCTGGTGATGCTCATCGATTTCCCCCGCGTGGTGGGGGAGGAGACGGCGGATGTCGACGGACAACGGTAA